The proteins below come from a single Paramormyrops kingsleyae isolate MSU_618 chromosome 25, PKINGS_0.4, whole genome shotgun sequence genomic window:
- the LOC140582738 gene encoding N-lysine methyltransferase KMT5A-A-like gives MRMRVRHVLSHFGRRQPTESRVDAWIRNQGWKSNVPSAASVLKDWRPVGSVDTAVDSSHIQELIHNQKWKGLVVMDIAGKGKGVCATRQFQAGEVVCDYHGPVVTATEGQRIHSSTKEEESGYMFFFRNSHKSECACHPGIQPFGRLINHSHKKANLRPRLYSPAD, from the exons atgaggatgcgcgtacggcatgtcttgt cacactttggcagacggcagcccaccgagtcccgggtcgacgcttggatcaggaaccaaggctggaaaagtaacgttcccagcgcggccagcgttctgaaggactggagaccagtgggttcggtggacactgccgtggactctagccacatccaggagctcatccacaaccagaagtggaagggacttgtggtgatggacattgcggggaaggggaagggagtctgcgccacccggcagttccaggctggtgaggtggtgtgtgactaccacgggccggtagtcacagccactgagggccagcggattcactcatcgacgaaggaagaagaatctggctacatgttcttcttccggaacagccataagtctgagtgtgcctgtcacccgggcatacagccttttggccggctgattaatcattcccataagaaggccaacctccggccaagactgtacagcccagcc gattaa